CCCTTGTAGAAATTTTGAAGGCTCTTGAACTGCTGGACGAAAAAGCAAACCTACTTTCAGCCAGATATATTAAAGAAATAATCGATCTGATAAAAAGAATAAAAAATATGGCAGATTTAAACAGCAGTATGAAAAAACAGCTTCAAACAATCATAAATACTGTTCATGATGGAATCATAGCAATAGATGAGCAAGAAAATTTGACAGTATTTAATCCTATTGCGGAAGAAATATTTGGCGTTTGCAGCGAAAAAATGATTAATAAAAATTTAAAAAATACATCGGATGGAAAAAAAATTCTCTCAATGCTTAAAGGTGATTATGCAGGTGGAGAAAAATTTGTTAAAATAAACGATAAATATGTAGTTATAAACAGTTCGGAGGTAAAAGAAAATCATAAATCAATTGGCACTGTATATACAATAAAGGATGTAACCGAAATCCAACGGCTTGAAGAAGAACTCCGTAGGAAACTGCGCAGTCATGAACACTTTGCTCGCTATACTTTTGAAAATATAGCTGGGAGCAGTGAAATTATTAAAGAAACTAAGGAACTGGCAAAGAGGATAGCTAAATCTTCTTCTCCTATATTGATTCAAGGGGAAAGTGGAACAGGCAAAGAGCTTTTTGCTCAAGCAATTCATAATGCATCTCAAAGGAGAAGGGGACCATTTGTTGCTGTGAATTTTGCAGCATTACCAGAAAGCTTATTAGAAAGCGAACTTTTCGGATATGAAGAAGGAGCCTTTACTGGTGCAAAAAAAGGCGGAATGTCTGGTCTTTTTGAACAAGCTCATGGTGGGACTATTTTTTTAGACGAAATAGGAGATGCTCCTTTATCTTTTCAGGTAAGACTTTTAAGGGTGTTGCAAGAAAAACAGATCCGCCGCATAGGCAGTTCCAAGGTAATTCCTATAGATGTAAGAGTGATTTCTGCGACTAATAAAGATTTAAAAAAGCTGATAGAAAATGGCGAATTCAGGCAAGACCTTTATTATCGACTTAATGTCCTGCCATTACGACTCCCTCCGTTAAGGGAAAGAAAACAAGATATTTTAGAACTTGCTGAAATATTTTACAATGATTTTTTTAAAGGTAAACCCTTAATAAAAGCAAAAGATTACTTTGAAAAAATAAAAAATGTTTTTTTAAAATATGACTGGCCAGGTAATATCCGGGAGCTTCAAAATGTGGTTGAGTATTTAGTAAATGTCTCTCCGGATAAGATTCCTGATTGTTCAATTTTACCTGAGGGATTGCAAATAATAGAAAAACAATGGTTTGAAGTTATTGAGGATAGAAAAAAGGACGATGATGCAATAAAAATATTACAGGAGATTTCCTGTGCTAATAAAGAAGGTCGGCCAATAGGTCGTAGATCCCTTTCAAGAAAAACTGGGATACCAGAGAGCAGGGTGAGAAAAATAATAAATGAGATGATAAAAAATGGTTTGATTAAAGTAAACAGAGGGGTTAAAGGCATAGAAATACTTTCAAAAGGTATTGCACAAATAAAGTCTATTACGCTTAATTAAAACATTAGAAGTCTAATTATTGAAAAGGGATAAAGGGAGTAAAAGGGTAAAAAAGGGAGAAATTTAATCTTCCCTTTTTTGTTTTTTAAATAAGTTTTTTTATTAAAGATAGGAAAAATCTAAGGTAAAATTTAATACTGATAAATGACTAACCTGGCACATATATTGCAAAGAAGTTTCTATTGAAAAATTATTAAATAATTGGAGGGAAGAAAATGAATCACAAAACCAAAAGGCAACCTTCCTTGGCTATTTCGCTTTTACCGATTATTTTTGCTATAGTTCTTCTAGTTTACGGAGTTGGAATCCTACGGGCTAATGCAGCCATCATGCTCCTTTTAATTTCTATGTTTGTTACTTTAATTAGCGTATTTTATCTTGGTTATTCGTGGGAAGAATTATTGAACTATGGCATCAGGCCTACTATTGACAGAGCAATGGGAGCAATTCTTATATTGATGATGGTGGGGCCTCTGGTAGGTGCCTGGCTAATTTCTGGGACAATACCCTACTTTATTTACCTCGGTCTTCAAATTTTGAGCCCCAAGACGTTTCTTGTTTCAGCTACTATACTTTGTTCAATATCTTCAATTATGACTGGAACATCATGGGGAACTGCGGCAACCTTGGGTGTTGCTCTAATGGGAGTAGCCTATGGCTTGGGAATACCACTCGGTGTTGCAGCAGGAGCTATAGTGGTTGGTTCTTACCTTGGGGATAAATTGAGCCCCATTTCGGATACTACTATTTTAGCAGCAGCAACTGCAGAAGTGGATATTTTTGATCATATTAAGTCTATGTTGTGGACTACTTTACCAGCTTTTATAATATCTCTATTAGTTTATCAGATTTTTAGCTTTAAAATATCTGGAGATATTGATTATACAAAGATAAATCAATTACTTGACGGGATAGCGGCAACATTCAAGCTAAATCCGTTACTTTTGCTACCACCGATTGTAGTATTTTATTTATCGTATAAAAAAGTTCCAAGTATACCTGCATTATGGATTGGTACTGTAATTGCTATGGTATTAGCATTAACGGTCCAGGGTGCCGGTTTTAAAGAAGTAGTTACTGCGATGTATAGCGGCGGCAATTTTAAAACACCCATTCCTGAATTAGATAAACTTTTAAACCGTGGTGGAATTACAAGCATGGTATCCTCCATTGCAACGGTTTTTATGGCATATATCTTTGCAGGGGAGATGGAGTATACCGGTATGCTGGGGAAAATCCTTGATTCAATAAAGGATTCATTTATAAGAGGAAAAGTGGGAAATCTTTTATTATCAACTTCCTTAACAGGTATTATTACAGGTCTTGTTACCGGCAATTCATATCTAAGTATAATTGTCCCAGGGAGAATATACCATCCAGTTTTCAAAGAATACAAAATAAAATTAAATGTTCTTTCTAGAACTACTGAAGATTCGGGAACTGTAGTAGTTCCGCTGATACCTTGGAGTGCTGCAGGAGTTTATATGACGGCAACCTTAGGAGTACCAACGCAATCTTACGCTCCATGGGCAATTATGTGTTATCTCGGGTTTATTATAGCATGGATTTACGGTTATACCGGTAAGGCTATATGGAAAGAACAAAATTAAACCGGAGGTGCATCAATTGTTTAAAATTTTAAGAGGCGGGAGCATTTATTCACCGGAAGAAATGGGGAAAAAAGACATTTTAATTGCTGGAGAGAAAATAGTAAATATTGCCGAAAAAATTTCTCCATGTGAATGTTTGGGGAAGGTTGAGGTAATAGATGTAGAAGGTAAATACATAGTGCCCGGATTTATCGACCAGCATGTTCATATTATTGGCGGAGGTGGGGAGGGAGGTTATGCTACAAGGACTCCGGAAGTGATGCTGACCGACCTTACATGTGCCGGTATTACTACCATTGTTGGTTGTTTGGGAACTGATGGGACGACAAGGCACATGACTACCCTCCTCGCCAAAGCAAGAGGTTTGGAAATCGAGGGAATTACCGCATATATTTATACCGGGTGTTATCAGCTTCCTACCCGAACTATTACCGGCAGTGTAAGAGATGACATCGTGTTAATAGATAAAATAATTGGAGCTGGCGAAATAGCAATATCCGATCACCGATCTTCTCAGCCTACTAAGGAAGAACTTAAAAAACTTGCTGCAGAGGCAAGGGTTGGGGGAATGCTCAGCGGAAAAGCTGGAGTTGTCCACCTCCACTTAGGTGACGGAAAAGAAAAACTGGGCATGATTTTTGAAGTAATTGAAGAAACGGAAATACCCGTTACCCAGTTTACGCCTACACATATTAATAGAAATATCGACCTCCTGGAAGATGGGATTAGTTTTGCGAATATGGGTGGAATTATTGATATAACGTCCAGCTCGGTACCTTCCCGTAAAGAAGAAAAATCCATAAAACCTTCAAAGGCTATTAAATACTGTATCGAAAAGGGAGTTTCGGTAGAAAATATCACCATGAGCTCCGATGGTAACGGAAGTTTACCCGTGTTCGATGAAAAAGGCGATTTTATAGGTCTTTCGGTTGCAAAACCCTATTCTCTTTACAAAGAGTTCAAAGACCTTGTCCTTGAAGAAGGAATCTCCCTTGTTAATGCTTTAAAAATAATAACTGAAAACCCTGCAAAGTCACTGAGATTATTTCCAAAAAAAGGGACTTTAGTGATAGGAAGCGATGCGGACATAGTAGTGTTAGATGGCGATTTAAATATTGAATATGTATTTGCAAAAGGAAAGTGCATGATAAAAAATAAAGAAATTATTGTAAAAGGAACTTTTGAGTAATTAATAAAGCCTCTATGATTTATAAGTCATAGAGGCTTTATAAAATAGAGGTTCTAAAAATTTCAAATTATAAAGATAAGCTTTATCCATGCAATCTTGATAATAAAATAACAGATTAAAAAATTTGAATTTGTAAAAATATATCAATAACAGGAAGGAAATTTTTAATTTTTGTAGTATTTAATACAATATAGAATTTTATTATATATTTTTTAGTCACTGGACCACCCAGTAACCTAATTATTATTAGCCGGAGGTGAAATTAATGAAAATAGTAAAAACTAAACCCGAACTCTGCACCGGATGCGGTGCCTGTATGCTTGCCTGTTCAAAAACCCTCCATAAAGTAGAAGACGTAAAAAAATCTGCCATCAGGGTTGTAGAAAAAAAGGATGCGGAGGGGAATTACGACATCGTAGTGTGCAATCACTGCGGAGAATGCGTTCCAGTGTGCAATACCGAAGCCCTGTATTTTGCACCGAATGGAGCGGTAAGAATTGATCCAAAAAAATGTGCGGGCTGCTACATGTGCGTGGGCTTTTGCCCCACAATGGCAATGACCGTCCATCCGGAAATAAACGAGCCAATAAAATGCATTGCCTGCGGGGCGTGCGTAAAAGCATGTCCAACCGGGGCAATTTACATGGAAGAAAAATAAGGATAAAGGGGGGTCTTTTATGACCGCAAATGTCAAAGAATTAAGAGGCGCTCATAAATTGCTTGCAAAATTGGAGTATCAGCCTTTTAAGGTGGATAAAGGTTACACCAATCATTCTTTATACTTAAATTTGAATGAAAAAACCTTTCAAATTAAACCGGTAACAGAACAAATGAAAGAAATCTTCATAGGGGGAAGAGGCTTTGGGCTTTGGTATCTCTGGAATGCGGTAAAAAGCACAACCAAGTGGAATGACCCTGAGAACGAGATAATTATTTCTTCAGGACCTATCGGTGGAATTACGCAGTATCCCGGAGCGGGAAAATCTGCTGTTGTTACGCTTTCTCCGTTAACAGGCTGTCCCATCGACTGCAACGTAGGTGGATACTTTGGCCCGCTTTTGAAATTTTCCGGCTTTGATGCTCTTGAAATTCAAGGAAAAGCTGAAAAAGATGTGATAATTTTCATTGATGGGAACAACGGTATTGTGACAATTGAAGAAGTACCCGATAATTTTGAATACTACGATACCCATCAATTAGCCGAAATTTATACGGAAATGTTTGCCGATGATGAATTCGATAAAAGAAATGTTTCCGTAGTATCATCCGGGCGCGGGGCGGAAAATACTTTAATAGGTATGCTTAATTTCTCCTTCTATGATGTAAAAAGAAAGGCTGTTCGTGTAAAACAAGCCGGAAGAGGCGGAACGGGTACGGTTTTCAGAGATAAAAAGATTCGTGCTATAATAGTAAAATATAAAGGTGTAACGAGCGATTCCAACGCACCTGCGGATAAACAGAAATTGATAAATGCAGGGCTCAGGCTCCATCGCGAGATTTACGAACTGGATAAGGTGCAAAACAGGATGAGAGAAGTAGGTACCGCTCACCTTGTGGAAGTAATGAACGACTACGATCTTCTGCCTGTAATGAACTGCCAGTACGGTTCCCATCCCGATGCGGTAAAATTGAGCTCCGATGTGTTTAAGGAAAAATTCTTCACCCAGGGTATGCCTGACGGATGCTGGTACGGTTGCTCAATGGCATGTGCCAAGGCTGTAGACAATTTTGAATTGAAGACCGGGCCGTATAAAGGTCAAAGAGTAGTGGTGGATGCCGCGGAATATGAGACTATAGCGGGAGTAGGATCCGACTGTGGAATTTTTGATCCCGAATATGTTGTAGAGGCAAACTTCTACTGCGATACCTATGGAATAGACACGATTTCCTTTGGAAATATTATAGCCTTTGCTATGGAATGCTACGAGAGAGGTATTATAAATAAAGAAGTAACCGGTGGGCTGGAGCTAAAATTTGGCAACAAGGACGCGGCATTGGAAGTGCTTCATCAAATGGCAAGGGGAGAGGGCTTTGGTAAAATAGCCGGAATGGGCGTAAAAAGGATGAGGGAATACTTTGTAGAAAAGCTCGGAGCGGATCCTAAATTCTTGAGGGATATAAGTCTTGAATGTAAAGGATTGGAGTACTCGCACTACGTAAGCAAAGAATCTTTAGCCCAGCAAGGCGGTTACGCTTTGACAAATAAGGGACCCCAGCATGATGAAGCCTGGCTCATTTTCATGGATATGGTTAACAAACAGATTCCAACATTTGAGGATAAAGCAGAAGCTCTGCACTACTTCCCGCTCTTTAGGACCTGGTTCTCGTTAAATGGACTTTGCAAACTGCCCTGGAACGATATTGAACCTGAAGATAATGCCTATCAACCGGAACCCAATAAAGTGCCGGAACACGTAAGAAATTATGTAGAAATTTTCAACGGTGTTACTGGAAAGAATATTACGAAAGAAGATATAATAAAACAGTCGGAGAAGGTATATAACTTCCAGAGAATTTTCAACCTGAAGATGGGTTACGGTACGAGAGAATACGATATGCCGCCTTATCGTTCAATGGGTCCTGTCACCATTGAAGAATACGAATCCCGAAAGGATAGATATGACAAACAGCTAAAAGATCTCGGCTATGATATAGAGGGAAAGACTACGGAAGAAAAACTTAAGATGCTCAGAGAATACAGAGAAAGCCAGTATCAAAAGCTGGTAGATGCGGTTTACAAGAGGCGCGGCTGGACAAAGAATGGAGTCCCAACTATAGAAAAAGTAAAAGAGCTGGGTATTGATTTTCCTGAAGTTGTAGAACTTATCAGCAAATATCAAGATTAAAAAATATAATATTTGTTTTTTTAAAAGCGGAGGTGTCGCAGCATGATATGGGTAAATAAAGAGGAAATGGAATTCGAAGAAGGAATGACGGTAGAGGATGTCTTAAAAAAGAAAAAATACACTTATAGATTAATCACAGTAATAATAAATGGAGAAGTTATACCGAGGGACAGTTATTCTGTCCATAAGATAAAAGATGGGGACAAGATAGATGTGATTCATATAATGAGCGGTGGTTGATTTAAAAAGGGGGCAAATGCCCCCTTATATTATATTATGTCTTTGAAAGGAGGGATTGAGAATGAAAGCTGATGCTTCTTCCTGGTTTAAGTTTTACGCTAAGGAGCAAGGTGGAGTAATACACATAAAAAAGCATATCAATATCCGGGGGTGATGAAATGCATTTTATGCCCCGTCAAGTTTGACGGGTGAACCGGAAGATATCGAAAATTACATTAAAGTGCAGATTGACGACAGTATCACTATTTACATAAGCAAAGAAGTTATGGAAAAAAATAAAGGAGAGAAAGAATTAAAATTTATGGTACCCGAATACGGATGGCAGCATCTAACCTTTACGGAAGAATAATATCTTAAATTAAGTAGCAGGTCACCCTTAAAACTACTTATTTTATATTATGAAGGTGATGCCGTAGTGAAGGAAGAAAAAAAGAAATTAAGAAGAAAAATATACAGTTTGATAGCAGAACACGCAAAAAAACTTGATAATCTTCAAAATGTTTATGAGGCGGTGATGGATTCCTTAGGTGGAGAATTGAGCAGGGAAGAAGCAGAAGCCAGGGTGAGGGCTGCTCTGGGCACCTTTGAAAAGGGGCCTATACCGGAGGAGGTAGACTTCCCTTTTATCTCGATAATTGAAAAAGCCTGCAAATATTATAGCGAAGAATGCAAATGTAAAGATGCCTGTGAAGGTGGAGCAATTCTACAAAGGGGAAAAGATAAGCCCGTTATAGATTTAGAAAAATGCCTTACCTGCGGACTTTGTGTAGTAGCCTGCCCGGAAGGAGCAGTAATGGATAAAACTGAAATAGCTCAAACAATTAATCTTATCAAAAAATCAAAAAGGGTTTATGCAGTTCTTGCACCCGCTTTTGCCGGGCAATTTGGGAAAGGTATTTCCGAAGAAAAAGTTAAAACAGCGTTACTGATGCTTGGGTTTTACGATTGTATCGAAGTGGCTCTGGGTGCGGATATGATAACCGTTAAAGAAGCCAAGGAATTCATAAAAAGGATGAACAGGAAAGACGATTTTATGATTACTTCCTGCTGCTGTCCACCCTTTGTCAGGCTTGCCAAAGGCTATCACGGTAAAATAGAGGGCCTTGTCTCTGATTCGGTTTCACCGATGATTGCAATTGGAAGATTTATAAAGGCGGAAGATGAAAATGCAAAGGTGGTATTTATAGGACCTTGTATTGCAAAAAAAAGTGAAGCTAAACTTCCGGAGCTTAAAGATGCCGTAGATTGCGTGTTAACTTTTGAAGAACTTGCAGCTATTTTTGAAGGTTATAAAATAAATCTTGAAAATATTGATGTAAAAATACCGATAAACGAAGCTTCCGCAAGCGGTAGAAAGTATGCTTTCACTGGAGGTGTTACTGAGGCTATTTATAAAAGCGTTAGAGTTCTCGATGACAAAATAAATTTTAAAGCTATCCACGGAAATGGATTGAGAGAGTGCAAGGAAATTCTTGAAAAATTAAAAGAAAACAAAATTGATGCCAATTTCATCGAAGGGATGGCCTGTGTAGGAGGCTGTGTAGGAGGACCCGGGACTATTATTGACAAAGAAGAGGGGCAAAAGAGAGTTTTAGAATTCGCTCAAAAAAGTGAAACCGTAGAAGCTATAAATAACAGTATAGCAAATATTCTATATGAAAAACATAAGGAAAAAGTAAAACTTGAGTCCCCTGTAATGTAAAAAATTATTTTTATACGGTTGACAGATAAACTTCTCACAAGTATAATTAATTATGTCAATAAAATTTATTTAACTGCAGGGATGGTGGAACTGGCAGACACGCTACTTTGAGGGGGTAGTGGATATTCCTCCGTGCGGGTTCAAATCCCGCTCCCTGCACCAGAAAAGACACGGTTTCCCGTTTAAAGGAAGCCGTTTTTTGTTTTTATCAAATTCTTCAAATACTCTCAAAATCTTGTAAAATTATAGTATTTTATTAAAAAATCTGGTAAAATATTATTCGACATTTTTTTATTTTTTAAATTTGTAAGGGGCAGGTGATTTTTTTGAATTTTAAGTCTGTAAAATTCAAAATTAATATTTTACCTCTATTTGTAATATTCCTTTTAATTCTTTCGATTAGCCTTACTTCTGGACAAATAGTCAGGTCACGTATGATTGCCCAAATGGAAAACGACGGTTATAATTTGGCAAATCAGATTGCGGAACAGATTCAAAGCAATGCGCGGTCAATGGAGATAATCAACGGCAATGTAGAGGGAAAAATAAAGGAAGTGGCAGGTTTAATTATTAATAATAAAAAATTAATAAATAATCAATACTTAGAAAACATAGCCCGATCTTTAAACGTGGATGAAATTAACGTTGTGGACAACACAGGTAAAATTGTATATTCCAACTTAAAAGAAAATATTGGGTATGTCTACGATGAAAAACATGCCGCTCAAAAGCTTCTAAAAGGTGAAGTGAATGAATTAATGGAAGAAATAAGAAAAAGCACGGTAAATGATAATTATTATAAATACGGTTATGTAAAAACCCCCGAGGGAGGATTTATCCAGATAGGATTGCTTGCTACTACGGTGCAAAAACTCTTCGAGGATATAAGTTACCAAAAACTTATAGATACTATTGCCATAAAAAAAGGGGTAGTTTATGCCTTAATTATGGATAATCGGGCAAAAGTTTTAGCCAGCAGCGATAAGGAAGAAATAGGCCAGGTCCTTACGGATACAGGAAGCCAAACTGCCGCGGTAAAGGGTATGCCTTATGCCTCTACATATTTTGATGAAAAAACTAATAAAACCGTATATGATGTACTGGTACCTTTATTCGTAAACGGAAAACACATTGGAGCGGTCGATATAGGACTTTCCATGGATGAGGTAAATTCTACGGTGAAAAATACCGTTATATTAATAATTTTAATTGGATTGGTTGGTTTTATAACAGTGGGAATTATACTACATATAATATCCAGCAGAGTTGTACAAGCTGTGCATCTTACGGCTAAACATATAGAAAATATTTCCAAAGGGGATTTTACATTAGAAATCCCTGAAAAATATTTAAAAATGCAGGATGAATTTGGGAATATTATGGCAGCCCTGGAAAAAGTAAAAGATAATTTTCGCTCCATTACATTGAATCTCAGGGAAAGTTCTAATACACTTTTCAGTAATGCTGAAAGCCTGAGCGCCGCATCGCAGGAAATGGCTGCATCTACCGGTGAAGTTGCAAAGACGATACAGGAAGTGGCTAATGGTGCTTCCCAGCAAGCACAGGATATGCAAGAAGTCGTAGGCAGCCTTGAAAATATATCCAAGAATATGGGAAGGCTTTCCGATTTGGTAAAAAGCATAAGGGAATCTTCTAAAACTGCAGAAGAAAAGGCTACTAATGGAAAGGATTCTTTAAAAGCTTTGTACGGTGCTTTTGATGAAATAAGAACCTCCTTTACAAATGTTTTGAACAAAATAAGCAACCTCACTCAATCCCTATTGCAGATTTCCGAAATTAATGAAGTAATTACGGGAATTTCTCAGCAGACAAACCTTCTTGCTCTTAATGCAGCCATTGAAGCGGCAAGAGCCGGAGAGGTAGGCAGGGGATTTGCCGTGGTAGCTTCCGAAATTAGAAAGCTTGCCGAGGAGTCTAAGGTATCTTCGGATAGAATTAAGAAATTAATAGAAACTATTAAAGGAGAGACTGGTGAGGTATATGAAACTACTGAAAACACAGGCAAGATGGTTACCCAGCAGCTTTCCGTGGCGGATCATGTGGTGAAATCCTTGGATGAAATAATAGACAGCGTGAATAACATGATTCCTTTGATAGATAATGCTTACTTAACAATGGATGAGGTCATGAAGATGAAGGATGAGGTTTTAACCAGAGCTGAAAGTGTAAGTTCGGTGATTCAAGAAACATCTGCATCGGCAGAGGAAATTTCAGCTTCTGCCCAGGAATTGAGCGCATCTACGGAAGAAATTGCGGCTTCAGCACAAACGCTGACTACTATTGCAAAAGAGATTTCGGAAAGTATGCAAAGGTTTAAAGTATAAATATAGGGAAAATAGGGGGACCTTTAAAAAGGTTCTCCTAAATTTTTTCGGATGGTGTTAATGATGAATATACAGAAAATAAAAAACGAAATAATTAATTATTCAAAATTAATAGGTTTTGATCTTATCGGTTTTGCGAAAGCTGACCCCTTTATAAATGAGTACAACCTTTTAAAAGAAAGAAAACAAAGGGGCCTTATATCACCTTTTGAAGAAACGGATTTAGAAAAAAGGTGTTTCCCCGATAAGATTATGAAAGGTGCAAAAACTATTATTGTCTTTGCGTTAAATTACCTGAACCACTACAATTCCTCTATCCGGTTTACAAAAGAATATTTGGAAGAAAAAAAGAAGGAAGGGGTCTTTTCCAAGTACGCTTGCATTGTGGATTATCATACAATTATAAAGGACAAGTTATTTAAAGTTGCTAAATTTATTAAGGATAGATTTAATGCCGATTCAAGGTTTTTTGTGGATTCGGGAGCAATTTTAGAACGGGCGGCAGCGCAAAGAGCGGGGATAGGATATATAGGCGCTAATACATGTCTTTTTACAAAGGAGTATGGTTCATATGTTTTTTTAGGAGAAATTATTACAAATATTGACCTTCCGGAGGATGAACCTATTGAAAGTTTGTGCAATAGATGCGAAAAGTGTATTTTTGCTTGTCCTACCGGTGCTTTATACGAACCTTTTAAGCTAAATCCTTTTAAATGTTTGTCTTATCTTACGCAGTCAAAAAAAGCGATTACCGATAAAAAAATGATTAAAGCCTTTGCTAACAGGCTATTTGGTTGTGACAGCTGTCAGGATGTTTGCCCAAATAATCAATTAAAAAATGTTTTAATAAAAAACCACCGGGAATTTTTATTGGATTATAAACTGCCGTTAGACCCTTTTTACATTTTTAAAATAGGGAATAAGGAATACAAAGAGCATTTTGGCAGTACCCCCATCGAATGGAGGGGGAAGAATATTTTAAGAAGGAATGCCCTTATAGTAATATCAAATGCCGGAGAATTAGATAAATTGGATAAAAATGTCATTTTAAAAGATACTTCAGAAATAGTGAGGGAACAAGCAAAGGTGCTGTTAATTTAAAAAGGAGCAGAAACATCTGCTCCCTTTTTACTGAACTTTATACCAGCCTTTTTTGTTCATTAAATCAAAAATCATCTTGGCATGATTTTGTTCATCGTCCTGAATTTGTTTTAAGGTGTTTCTTAATGCTTCATTGGCACATTCCATAATTGCAGTATCATACATTCCGGATACATGCTTTTCAGTCATTAAAAGGTCCTGAAGAATATCCTTATCGCTGGCGAATCCCGTCGTTTGTCCTTGATGTTGCATTAAAGTTCCCTCCTTATTATTTATTATAATTTTTTATTGCTGAGGCACTTGAAGGCCGGCTTGCTGAAATAGATTTACTATTGTGTCCACATGCTGCTGCTCGCGATTGGCAATATTTCTTAAAAGAGTAGAAACTTCCGGGTCCCGTACCTGATTAGCAAAATTGGTGTACTTTGTGACGCATAATCTTTCCTGGCCTAAGGCATCCTGAAGGTACATTTTCTCTTTTTGAGTAAATTGCATTATAACACCTCCAATATAAATTTTCGTTACTATTTTTTCTTTTAGCAGCCTTCGATATACTGGAAAAAAATTCTTCAAATCTTGACAAAAAATAAAGCATGGATTATTCTTTTTGTGAACTATTCAATTTTTTGAATTTTAGGGGTATTGTTATGGATATTAAATATAAATTATGGTTTGAGAAAGATGGCAAATTGGTGCTGGGTGATGGTTTATATAATTTACTGATTTTAATAAAAAATTACGGTTCAATAAATCAAGCTGCCTTAGCCTCCAACATGTCTTACAGACAGGCATGGGGGAAAATAAAAAAAGCTGAAGATAGGCTGGGATATAAGTTGCTTTTAAGGAAAAAAGGAGGAGAGTACGGCGGCGGCGCCGTGCTTACAAAGGAAGGGTTGGAGTTAATAAAAATTTATGAGGAAATATTAAAAAGAATGGATAATTTATTAGAGGAGTTTAAAAATATTTTTAAAGAGGTGTAAAAATGAGGAAAG
The DNA window shown above is from Thermovenabulum gondwanense and carries:
- a CDS encoding sigma 54-interacting transcriptional regulator, whose protein sequence is MKSITLITKGKNTCEALERQLKDLIGDKVKIRSFYIDGNIKDNITDNLIVISSNIIYNEAKKYVNPECPVIIARRSLNYHEIDKLLEIPAGTDVLLVNDLLDTTLETISLLKALGIDHINYFPYYPEIKEYPKLQIAVTPGELDLIPDCVEKVIDIKTRNIDFTTLVEILKALELLDEKANLLSARYIKEIIDLIKRIKNMADLNSSMKKQLQTIINTVHDGIIAIDEQENLTVFNPIAEEIFGVCSEKMINKNLKNTSDGKKILSMLKGDYAGGEKFVKINDKYVVINSSEVKENHKSIGTVYTIKDVTEIQRLEEELRRKLRSHEHFARYTFENIAGSSEIIKETKELAKRIAKSSSPILIQGESGTGKELFAQAIHNASQRRRGPFVAVNFAALPESLLESELFGYEEGAFTGAKKGGMSGLFEQAHGGTIFLDEIGDAPLSFQVRLLRVLQEKQIRRIGSSKVIPIDVRVISATNKDLKKLIENGEFRQDLYYRLNVLPLRLPPLRERKQDILELAEIFYNDFFKGKPLIKAKDYFEKIKNVFLKYDWPGNIRELQNVVEYLVNVSPDKIPDCSILPEGLQIIEKQWFEVIEDRKKDDDAIKILQEISCANKEGRPIGRRSLSRKTGIPESRVRKIINEMIKNGLIKVNRGVKGIEILSKGIAQIKSITLN
- the nhaC gene encoding Na+/H+ antiporter NhaC encodes the protein MNHKTKRQPSLAISLLPIIFAIVLLVYGVGILRANAAIMLLLISMFVTLISVFYLGYSWEELLNYGIRPTIDRAMGAILILMMVGPLVGAWLISGTIPYFIYLGLQILSPKTFLVSATILCSISSIMTGTSWGTAATLGVALMGVAYGLGIPLGVAAGAIVVGSYLGDKLSPISDTTILAAATAEVDIFDHIKSMLWTTLPAFIISLLVYQIFSFKISGDIDYTKINQLLDGIAATFKLNPLLLLPPIVVFYLSYKKVPSIPALWIGTVIAMVLALTVQGAGFKEVVTAMYSGGNFKTPIPELDKLLNRGGITSMVSSIATVFMAYIFAGEMEYTGMLGKILDSIKDSFIRGKVGNLLLSTSLTGIITGLVTGNSYLSIIVPGRIYHPVFKEYKIKLNVLSRTTEDSGTVVVPLIPWSAAGVYMTATLGVPTQSYAPWAIMCYLGFIIAWIYGYTGKAIWKEQN
- the iadA gene encoding beta-aspartyl-peptidase — its product is MFKILRGGSIYSPEEMGKKDILIAGEKIVNIAEKISPCECLGKVEVIDVEGKYIVPGFIDQHVHIIGGGGEGGYATRTPEVMLTDLTCAGITTIVGCLGTDGTTRHMTTLLAKARGLEIEGITAYIYTGCYQLPTRTITGSVRDDIVLIDKIIGAGEIAISDHRSSQPTKEELKKLAAEARVGGMLSGKAGVVHLHLGDGKEKLGMIFEVIEETEIPVTQFTPTHINRNIDLLEDGISFANMGGIIDITSSSVPSRKEEKSIKPSKAIKYCIEKGVSVENITMSSDGNGSLPVFDEKGDFIGLSVAKPYSLYKEFKDLVLEEGISLVNALKIITENPAKSLRLFPKKGTLVIGSDADIVVLDGDLNIEYVFAKGKCMIKNKEIIVKGTFE
- a CDS encoding 4Fe-4S binding protein gives rise to the protein MKIVKTKPELCTGCGACMLACSKTLHKVEDVKKSAIRVVEKKDAEGNYDIVVCNHCGECVPVCNTEALYFAPNGAVRIDPKKCAGCYMCVGFCPTMAMTVHPEINEPIKCIACGACVKACPTGAIYMEEK